One genomic segment of Zerene cesonia ecotype Mississippi chromosome 27, Zerene_cesonia_1.1, whole genome shotgun sequence includes these proteins:
- the LOC119837301 gene encoding E3 ubiquitin-protein ligase TRIM33: MEASGFPGGAECGEEIERALMDLGPLLGVTIKEEAPDELSDSTAASRANVTSVQDGAGSSGVDASKGESGDGADSLASPAARTSFLTTKCVFCQMLLSQTEGIPKLMECLHSACEPCVKQKVEEKLAGSRDFLGAGRVTIQCGSCRLQCQPNNMIDQRFVLEKVAVEQAGSSGAGSGEQQCSSCEDTEPANSYCVDCAEFICDNCVQAHQRLKITKDHTIKCKEEAVAELQAAQGARNAHDMFCRDHPQERLSLFCETCDRLTCRDCQLQHHRDHKYQFSTEMAAQARASIAALVSEVSYKRVLLGSAMKVIRDRQHLIADKKKALVHEITQTVVKLTNAINTRGKQLVLRLNEVCDGKQRTLGEKKEALAQLAAITDHCLAFVGAALDQGSDTAVLYSKRAVCAHLQRIKSRRADIPNPEIPVRITLALDKLPDLVRVLSTIGAIVVDGKVDGGSASPGGAAGGTGXXXXXAPPAAPHAAPHSAVLALQQVAMHQSMARYQSYVQAAGGVAGVGVGGYMGVGRGRAHTPLRQPHVTSTTHPHQLHGMNDMNLRGLLNANGRGGAGGARALLPHAAHAHAHPHSAQAQAQAMHHAYQHMMGQYGATGSFGSGRRSGGPRTPSPAPPAHAPPPAAPAAAHPAHPAHPAPAPAPLYPHAPPAKWHIPQHANSGAAESGAGGAWAGGADYKITLGRPHAARAPLVSSTNPKTPSPSLNGGASSELDKVCAESVQDLMATIAKLDSNGVQVVAERASPASPASPASPAPVHSSTDGKALAGGSDPNEDWCAVCMDGGELMCCDKCPKVFHQYCHIPAVEKLPEETESWQLSLPFRDAAQLHPPYATDTSGTMCLDLIRMKLQPRAAGRYTHEAQFVADVRALFRAVYRHKPADSQLYKDAKKLEEFFDAQLLKWLPEYAYWSGEGEPPAKRARVD; the protein is encoded by the exons ATGGAGGCCAGCGGTTTCCCGGGCGGTGCTGAGTGCGGCGAGGAGATAGAACGAGCTCTCATGGACCTGGGACCGCTGCTCGGAGTCACCATCAAGGAGGAGGCGCCGGACGAGCTTTCGGATAGCACTGCTGCTTCTCGCGCCAAT GTGACCAGTGTCCAAGATGGAGCAGGAAGTAGTGGTGTTGATGCCAGCAAAGGGGAGTCAGGTGATGGGGCAGACTCACTGGCCTCACCAGCAGCTCGCACTAGCTTCCTCACAactaaatgtgttttttgtcAGATGTTACTTTCGCAAACTGAGGGTATCCCCAAATTGATGGAGTGCCTTCATTCTGCTTGTGAGCCATGTGTCAAACAGAAGGTAGAGGAGAAACTTGCTGGGAGCAGAGACTTtttag GAGCGGGTCGCGTAACGATACAATGTGGCTCGTGCCGGCTGCAGTGCCAGCCCAACAATATGATTGACCAGCGATTCGTGCTGGAGAAAGTTGCTGTAGAACAAGCTGGAAGCAgtg GTGCAGGTAGCGGTGAACAACAATGCAGCAGCTGTGAAGATACAGAACCAGCTAACAGTTACTGTGTGGACTGTGCGGAATTTATCTGTGACAACTGTGTGCAGGCGCATCAGAG GCTGAAGATAACAAAGGACCACACGATCAAGTGCAAGGAGGAGGCGGTGGCCGAGCTGCAGGCGGCGCAGGGCGCGCGCAACGCGCACGACATGTTCTGCCGCGACCACCCGCAG GAGCGACTGAGCCTGTTCTGCGAGACGTGCGACCGGCTGACGTGCCGCGACTGCCAGCTGCAGCACCACCGCGACCACAAGTACCAGTTCAGCACCGAGATGGCTGCGCAG GCGCGCGCCAGCATAGCGGCGCTCGTGTCGGAGGTGAGCTACAAGCGCGTGCTGCTGGGCTCCGCCATGAAGGTGATCCGCGACCGACAGCATCTCATCGCCGACAAGAAGAAGGCGCTCGTGCACGAGATCACGCAGACCGTTGTCAA GTTGACGAATGCGATAAACACGCGCGGCAAGCAGCTGGTGCTGCGGCTGAACGAGGTGTGCGACGGCAAGCAGCGCACGCTCGGCGAGAAGAAGGAGGCGCTCGCGCAGCTCGCCGCCATCACCGACCACTGCCTCGCCTTCGTCGGCGCCGCGCTCGACCAG GGCAGCGACACGGCGGTGCTGTACAGCAAGCGCGCGGTGTGCGCGCACCTGCAGCGCATCAAGAGCCGCCGCGCCGACATCCCCAACCCCGAGATACCCGTGCGCATCACGCTCGCGCTCGACAAGCTGCCCGACCTCGTCAGAG TGTTATCAACGATCGGCGCGATCGTAGTGGACGGGAAGGTGGACGGCGGCAGCGCGAGCCCGGGCGGCGCTGCGGGCGGTACCGG NNNNNNNNNNNNNNCCGccccgcccgccgcgccgcacGCCGCGCCGCACTCCGCCGTGCTCGCGCTGCAGCAGGTCGCCATGCACCAG TCAATGGCAAGATACCAG TCGTACGTGCAGGCGGCTGGCGGGGTGGCGGGTGTGGGCGTGGGCGGGTACATGGGCGTGGGGCGTGGGCGCGCGCACACGCCGCTGCGCCAGCCGCACGTGACCTCCACCACGCACCCGCACCAGCTGCACG GCATGAACGACATGAACCTGCGCGGTCTGCTGAACGCGAacgggcgcggcggcgcgggcggcgcgcgcgcgctgcTGCCGCAcgccgcgcacgcgcacgcgcacccgCACTCCGCGCAGGCGCAGGCGCAGGCCATGCACCACGCGTACCAACACA TGATGGGCCAGTACGGCGCTACGGGCTCGTTCGGCAGCGGGCGGCGCAGCGGCGGGCCGCGCACGCCCtcccccgcgccgcccgcgcacgcgccgccccccgccgcgcccgccgccgcgcacCCCGCGCACCCCGCGCaccccgcgcccgcgcccgcgccgctctACCCGCACGCGCCGCCCGCCAAGTGGCACATACCGCAACACGCGAACTCCG GCGCGGCGGagagcggcgcgggcggcgcgtgGGCGGGCGGCGCGGACTACAAGATCACGCTGGGGCGGCCGCacgccgcgcgcgcgccgctcgTCTCCTCCACCAACCCCAAGACGCCCAGCCCCAGCCTCAAC GGCGGCGCATCGTCGGAGCTGGACAAGGTGTGCGCGGAGTCGGTGCAGGACCTGATGGCGACGATCGCGAAGCTGGACTCGAACGGCGTGCAGGTGGTCGCCGAGCGCGCTTCGCCCGCCTCGCCCGCTTCGCCCGCCTCACCCGCGCCCGTGCACTCCTCCACCGACG GTAAAGCGCTGGCCGGCGGCAGCGACCCCAACGAGGACTGGTGCGCGGTGTGCATGGACGGCGGCGAGCTCATGTGCTGCGACAAATGCCCCAAGGTGTTCCACCAGTACTGCCACATCCCCGCCGTCGAGAAGCTGCCCGA GGAGACGGAGTCGTGGCAG CTGTCGCTGCCCTTCCGCGACGCCGCGCAGCTGCACCCGCCCTACGCCACTGAC ACGAGCGGCACGATGTGCCTGGACCTGATCCGCATGAAGCTGCAGCCGCGCGCCGCCGGCCGCTACACGCACGAGGCGCAGTTCGTGGCCGACGTGCGCGCGCTCTTCCGCGCCGTCTACCGCCACAAGCCC GCGGACTCGCAACTGTACAAAGACGCCAAGAAGTTGGAGGAGTTCTTCGACGCACAACTACTCAAGTGGCTGCCGGAGTACGCGTACTGGAGCGGCGAGGGCGAGCCGCCCGCCAAGCGCGCGCGCGTCGACTGA
- the LOC119837509 gene encoding tRNA:m(4)X modification enzyme TRM13 homolog isoform X1, with product MTKEQLEKPQCQFFVVRKKRLCRMTVRPGRNYCGEHEPQPRTEEGQDDTRIPCPNDPKHTCYASKLEKHLAICNARQQERPEYIQQDVNAPPETGPERKPLSQTPLIKIMKLIDKVNYLYEKHIKDEIGTLSERDIHPAVKEEWQTDGRTESSLRHLRQASRLMYLIEEESLVHDNTCYVELGAGKGHLSYFAWQAWCSPPSRSRVLLVERAALRHKRDNKIRDVLLNQASDKPTQHVIDNAVCGHERDNNYKNQVGNKQVNTVRNESELYEKQSSNNNGNTIRDTSSEVKNDEKSNEDMSFRLRADLAHLVLDAVPAVKICDSVVGFAKHLCGVATDYSMRCLTAAGSRGKARGLVLATCCHHRCMRGAYVANQQLQELGIDADDFNVILGVVSWATCGDGRSRDKKLDSSLDAEDRTFNTENLENEVGTKALGLSRDAREEVGRRAKALLDWGRVLYLRGCGFDARLAYYVHNSVSLENVCIIAKKIIKQ from the exons atgacGAAGGAACAGCTCGAAAAACCACAATGCCAGTTCTTCGTTGTACGAAAGAAGCGGTTATGCCGTATGACAGTACGACCAGGTAGAAATTATTGTGGGGAACATGAGCCGCAGCCGCGGACTGAAGAAGGTCAG GATGACACACGAATACCGTGTCCCAATGATCCTAAACA CACCTGCTATGCCAGCAAGCTCGAAAAGCACCTTGCTATATGCAATGCACGGCAACAAGAGAGACCAGAGTACATACAACAAGATGTAAACGCTCCTCCTGAAACTGGACCTGAGAGAAAGCCTCTCTCCCAAACACCtctgataaaaattatgaaactcATTGACAAAGTGAATTATCTTTATGAAA agCACATAAAAGATGAAATCGGAACACTGTCAGAGAGAGATATCCATCCAGCAGTGAAAGAAGAGTGGCAAACAGATGGACGAACCGAGAGCTCTCTGCGCCACTTGCGACAGGCCTCCCGACTGATGTACCTCATTGAAGAAGAATCTCTAGTGCATGATAACACTTGCTATGTTGAACTTGGTGCTGGAAAAG GTCACCTTTCGTACTTCGCGTGGCAAGCGTGGTGCTCGCCGCCCAGCCGCAGTCGGGTGCTGCTCGTGGAGCGCGCCGCACTCAGACATAAGCGTGACAACAAAATACGAGATGTCCTGTTAAATCAAGCTAGTGATAAACCTACTCAACACGTTATTGACAATGCTGTATGTGGACATGAGAgggataataattataaaaatcaagttGGTAATAAACAAGTTAATACAGTTAGAAATGAAAGTGAACTTTACGAAAAACAAAGCAGCAATAATAATGGCAACACAATAAGAGACACTTCAAGTGAAGTTAAGAATGATGAGAAGTCAAACGAGGATATGTCATTTAGATTGCGAGCTGATCTAGCTCATTTGGTGCTAGACGCGGTACCTGCCGTGAAGATTTGCGATTCCGTTGTAGGTTTCGCTAAGCACCTATGTGGTGTTGCTACag ACTACTCCATGCGCTGTCTGACAGCAGCGGGCTCGCGCGGCAAGGCGCGCGGGCTCGTGCTGGCGACGTGCTGCCACCACCGCTGCATGCGCGGAGCTTACGTTGCGAACCAGCAGCTCCAG GAATTGGGTATAGATGCTGATGATTTCAATGTTATCCTTGGCGTAGTTTCGTGGGCAACTTGCGGGGATGGGCGAAGTCGGGATAAAAAACTAGATTCAAGCCTTGACGCTGAAGACAGAACGTTCAATACTGAGAATTTGGAAAATGAAGTGGGGACTAAAGCTTTGGGGCTGTCCCGCGACGCTCGAGAAGAAGTGGGGCGCCGGGCCAAAGCCTTGCTGGATTGGGGACGCGTCTTGTACCTCAGGGGTTGCGGCTTCGATGCTCGACTTGCGTATTACGTGCACAATTCCGTTTCACTCGAAAATGTTTGTATCATagcgaaaaaaataataaaacaataa
- the LOC119837509 gene encoding tRNA:m(4)X modification enzyme TRM13 homolog isoform X2: MSRSRGLKKDDTRIPCPNDPKHTCYASKLEKHLAICNARQQERPEYIQQDVNAPPETGPERKPLSQTPLIKIMKLIDKVNYLYEKHIKDEIGTLSERDIHPAVKEEWQTDGRTESSLRHLRQASRLMYLIEEESLVHDNTCYVELGAGKGHLSYFAWQAWCSPPSRSRVLLVERAALRHKRDNKIRDVLLNQASDKPTQHVIDNAVCGHERDNNYKNQVGNKQVNTVRNESELYEKQSSNNNGNTIRDTSSEVKNDEKSNEDMSFRLRADLAHLVLDAVPAVKICDSVVGFAKHLCGVATDYSMRCLTAAGSRGKARGLVLATCCHHRCMRGAYVANQQLQELGIDADDFNVILGVVSWATCGDGRSRDKKLDSSLDAEDRTFNTENLENEVGTKALGLSRDAREEVGRRAKALLDWGRVLYLRGCGFDARLAYYVHNSVSLENVCIIAKKIIKQ, encoded by the exons ATGAGCCGCAGCCGCGGACTGAAGAAG GATGACACACGAATACCGTGTCCCAATGATCCTAAACA CACCTGCTATGCCAGCAAGCTCGAAAAGCACCTTGCTATATGCAATGCACGGCAACAAGAGAGACCAGAGTACATACAACAAGATGTAAACGCTCCTCCTGAAACTGGACCTGAGAGAAAGCCTCTCTCCCAAACACCtctgataaaaattatgaaactcATTGACAAAGTGAATTATCTTTATGAAA agCACATAAAAGATGAAATCGGAACACTGTCAGAGAGAGATATCCATCCAGCAGTGAAAGAAGAGTGGCAAACAGATGGACGAACCGAGAGCTCTCTGCGCCACTTGCGACAGGCCTCCCGACTGATGTACCTCATTGAAGAAGAATCTCTAGTGCATGATAACACTTGCTATGTTGAACTTGGTGCTGGAAAAG GTCACCTTTCGTACTTCGCGTGGCAAGCGTGGTGCTCGCCGCCCAGCCGCAGTCGGGTGCTGCTCGTGGAGCGCGCCGCACTCAGACATAAGCGTGACAACAAAATACGAGATGTCCTGTTAAATCAAGCTAGTGATAAACCTACTCAACACGTTATTGACAATGCTGTATGTGGACATGAGAgggataataattataaaaatcaagttGGTAATAAACAAGTTAATACAGTTAGAAATGAAAGTGAACTTTACGAAAAACAAAGCAGCAATAATAATGGCAACACAATAAGAGACACTTCAAGTGAAGTTAAGAATGATGAGAAGTCAAACGAGGATATGTCATTTAGATTGCGAGCTGATCTAGCTCATTTGGTGCTAGACGCGGTACCTGCCGTGAAGATTTGCGATTCCGTTGTAGGTTTCGCTAAGCACCTATGTGGTGTTGCTACag ACTACTCCATGCGCTGTCTGACAGCAGCGGGCTCGCGCGGCAAGGCGCGCGGGCTCGTGCTGGCGACGTGCTGCCACCACCGCTGCATGCGCGGAGCTTACGTTGCGAACCAGCAGCTCCAG GAATTGGGTATAGATGCTGATGATTTCAATGTTATCCTTGGCGTAGTTTCGTGGGCAACTTGCGGGGATGGGCGAAGTCGGGATAAAAAACTAGATTCAAGCCTTGACGCTGAAGACAGAACGTTCAATACTGAGAATTTGGAAAATGAAGTGGGGACTAAAGCTTTGGGGCTGTCCCGCGACGCTCGAGAAGAAGTGGGGCGCCGGGCCAAAGCCTTGCTGGATTGGGGACGCGTCTTGTACCTCAGGGGTTGCGGCTTCGATGCTCGACTTGCGTATTACGTGCACAATTCCGTTTCACTCGAAAATGTTTGTATCATagcgaaaaaaataataaaacaataa
- the LOC119837363 gene encoding glucosamine-6-phosphate isomerase isoform X1 encodes MRLIILDDASTVADWAARLVLQRIKEFAPGPGRRFVLGLPTGGTPLGMYRRLIDFHREGKVSFKYVTTFNMDEYVGLPRDHPESYHYYMWNEFFKHIDIDPAHAHVLDGNAPDLVAECQRFENLIKDAGGVHLFIGGIGPDGHIAFNEPGSSLVSRTRVKTLAADTLEANKRFFDNDIDKVPKQALTVGVGTVMDAKEVMILITGVHKALALSKAIEEGVNHMWTVSAFQQHPQALFVCDEPATSELRVKTVKYFKALSDEHLKLIDGAPVAVQHVMH; translated from the exons ATGCGTCTCATAATCCTGGACGACGCGTCGACAGTGGCGGACTGGGCGGCGCGGCTCGTGCTGCAGCGCATCAAGGAGTTCGCGCCGGGCCCGGGCCGCCGCTTCGTGCTGGGGCTGCCCACGGGCGGCACGCCGCTCGGCATGTACCGCCGCCTCATCGACTTCCACCGCGAGGGCAAGGTCTCCTTCAAGTACGTGACTACGTTCAACATGGATGAATATGTCG GACTTCCACGCGACCACCCCGAATCGTATCACTACTATATGTGGAATGAATTCTTCAAACACATTGACATTGAccctgcgcacgcgcacgtGCTGGATGGCAACGCGCCCGACCTCGTGGCTGAGTGCCAGCGGTTCGAGAACCTTATCAAAGACGCTGGGGGCGTACATCTGTTTATCGGAG GGATCGGCCCCGACGGGCACATCGCGTTCAACGAGCCGGGCTCGTCGCTGGTGTCGCGCACGCGCGTCAAGACGCTGGCGGCGGACACGCTGGAGGCCAACAAACGCTTCTTCGACAACGACATCGACAAGGTGCCCAAGCAGGCGCTCACCGTCGGCGTCGGCACCGTCATGGACGCCAAGGAG GTGATGATCCTGATCACGGGCGTGCACAAGGCGCTGGCGCTGTCGAAGGCGATCGAGGAGGGCGTGAACCACATGTGGACCGTGTCCGCCTTCCAGCAGCACCCGCAGGCGCTGTTCGTGTGCGACGAGCCCGCCACCAGCGAGCTGCGCGTCAAGACTGTCAAGTATTTCAAG GCGCTGAGCGACGAGCACCTCAAGCTGATCGACGGCGCGCCCGTGGCCGTGCAACACGTTATGCACTGA
- the LOC119837363 gene encoding glucosamine-6-phosphate isomerase isoform X2 — protein MRLIILDDASTVADWAARLVLQRIKEFAPGPGRRFVLGLPTGGTPLGMYRRLIDFHREGKVSFKYVTTFNMDEYVGLPRDHPESYHYYMWNEFFKHIDIDPAHAHVLDGNAPDLVAECQRFENLIKDAGGVHLFIGGIGPDGHIAFNEPGSSLVSRTRVKTLAADTLEANKRFFDNDIDKVPKQALTVGVGTVMDAKEVMILITGVHKALALSKAIEEGVNHMWTVSAFQQHPQALFVCDEPATSELRVKTVKYFKSLMGEHNKLIEGTR, from the exons ATGCGTCTCATAATCCTGGACGACGCGTCGACAGTGGCGGACTGGGCGGCGCGGCTCGTGCTGCAGCGCATCAAGGAGTTCGCGCCGGGCCCGGGCCGCCGCTTCGTGCTGGGGCTGCCCACGGGCGGCACGCCGCTCGGCATGTACCGCCGCCTCATCGACTTCCACCGCGAGGGCAAGGTCTCCTTCAAGTACGTGACTACGTTCAACATGGATGAATATGTCG GACTTCCACGCGACCACCCCGAATCGTATCACTACTATATGTGGAATGAATTCTTCAAACACATTGACATTGAccctgcgcacgcgcacgtGCTGGATGGCAACGCGCCCGACCTCGTGGCTGAGTGCCAGCGGTTCGAGAACCTTATCAAAGACGCTGGGGGCGTACATCTGTTTATCGGAG GGATCGGCCCCGACGGGCACATCGCGTTCAACGAGCCGGGCTCGTCGCTGGTGTCGCGCACGCGCGTCAAGACGCTGGCGGCGGACACGCTGGAGGCCAACAAACGCTTCTTCGACAACGACATCGACAAGGTGCCCAAGCAGGCGCTCACCGTCGGCGTCGGCACCGTCATGGACGCCAAGGAG GTGATGATCCTGATCACGGGCGTGCACAAGGCGCTGGCGCTGTCGAAGGCGATCGAGGAGGGCGTGAACCACATGTGGACCGTGTCCGCCTTCCAGCAGCACCCGCAGGCGCTGTTCGTGTGCGACGAGCCCGCCACCAGCGAGCTGCGCGTCAAGACTGTCAAGTATTTCAAG AGCCTGATGGGAGAACACAATAAGCTGATAGAGGGCACGCGGTGA
- the LOC119837300 gene encoding ADP-ribosylation factor GTPase-activating protein 2: MADGGPSKSDIEAVFQRLRSIPANKVCFDCNAKNPTWSSVTYGVFICLDCSAVHRSLGVHLTFVRSTQLDTNWTWKQLRNMQLGGNVNATQYFRTHGLVTDDARQKYNSRVAQMYKDKLSALSEQAMKTYGTKLHIDAASAEVKESKENKEVDWFAEHGDAPTNSDTSQINPVVSPVNSSLSEDARLWGMSEPSTNSATTNKPAARQPARRTTLGARKGGLGAQKVTANFDDIEKEALMAEKLKMESASAARSVTAEEVAECVASLRLQDRSHPRRDDERLGMAAAREHRGGVSHSATHAMQSIEQEDGPPAPQHDIDDFAAAFTCIRNEPFLNRSLDLGTPTSAANDGWETIEPEPARPVRSMFSAEPRDTKDSKDYRDMRGSNSRDYGSPASHARRNRRQADDDDSAVKKFGSAKSISSAQFFGDQVSARPFPILQNKVIFFHLYQTILGLMQSYLFIISFMYVCMFNVCKVRESVRLGVTRVAGRLSSLANGVVSSIQEKYGY; encoded by the exons ATGGCTGACGGAGGTCCTAGTAAAAGTGATATTGAAGCTGTTTTTCAAAGATTACGTTCAATTCCAGCCAATAAA GTATGTTTCGACTGCAACGCAAAGAACCCTACGTGGTCGTCGGTGACGTACGGAGTGTTCATCTGCTTGGACTGCTCCGCGGTACACCGGAGTCTGGGAGTTCACCTCACCTTCGTTCGTTCCACACAACTTGACACCAACTGGACATGGAAGCAGCTGAGAAACATGCAGCTAGGCGGGAATGTCAATGCG aCGCAGTATTTCCGCACTCATGGGCTGGTGACGGATGACGCTCGTCAGAAGTACAATTCACGCGTTGCACAAATGTACAAAGATAAATTAAGTGCGCTGTCGGAGCAGGCGATGAAAACATATGGCACTAAA TTGCACATAGATGCAGCATCTGCAGAAGTAAAGGAGAGCAAAGAGAACAAGGAGGTAGATTGGTTTGCAGAGCATGGTGATGCCCCCACTAACTCTGACACCAGCCAG ATAAATCCAGTAGTATCTCCGGTAAACAGCAGTCTTAGTGAGGACGCCAGGCTGTGGGGTATGAGCGAGCCCAGCACAAACTCTGCTACAACCAACAAACCTGCTGCAAGACAACCTGCCAGAAGGACAACT CTTGGAGCTCGCAAAGGTGGCTTGGGGGCGCAGAAAGTGACTGCTAACTTCGATGACATTGAGAAAGAAGCCCTCATGGCTGAGAAACTAAAAATGGAG TCGGCGAGCGCGGCCCGCTCGGTGACGGCGGAGGAGGTGGCGGAGTGCGTGGCGTCGCTGCGGCTGCAGGACCGCTCGCACCCGCGCCGCGACGACGAGCGGCTCGGCATGGCCGCCGCGCGCGAGCACAG GGGCGGCGTGTCGCACAGCGCGACGCACGCGATGCAGAGCATCGAGCAGGAGGACGGGCCGCCCGCGCCGCAGCACGACATCGACGACTTCGCCGCCGCCTTCACCTGCATACG AAATGAGCCATTCCTAAACCGTTCCCTAGACCTGGGCACTCCCACGAGCGCGGCCAACGACGGCTGGGAAACCATCGAACCCGAACCGGCCCGGCCAGTGCGCTCCATGTTCAGCGCTGAGCCCAGAGACACCAAGGACTCGAAGGACTACAGAGACATGCGGGGCTCCAACTCGAGGGACTACGGCAGTCCGGCGAGCCACGCGCGCAGAAACAGAAGGCAGgcggatgatgatgattccgCAGTCAAGAAGTTCGGTTCAGCCAAGTCTATCAGCTCGGCTCAGTTCTTTGGAGATCAGGTTAGTGCGAGACCCTTTCC TATACTTCAGAATAAGGTTATTTTCTTCCATTTATATCAGACAATACTCG GTCTTATGCaatcttatttgtttataataagtttcatgtatgtatgtatgtttaatgtaTGTAAGGTCCGCGAGTCGGTCCGGCTGGGCGTGACGCGCGTGGCGGGGCGCCTGTCCTCGCTCGCCAACGGCGTGGTGTCCTCCATACAAGAGAAGTACGGCTACTGA